From the genome of Spinacia oleracea cultivar Varoflay chromosome 2, BTI_SOV_V1, whole genome shotgun sequence, one region includes:
- the LOC110787931 gene encoding NADH dehydrogenase [ubiquinone] 1 beta subcomplex subunit 2 codes for MGGGHGGHGTTFKGMTLHAPKRWHSVTGKGMCALMWFWVLYRAKQDGPVVLGWRHPWDGHDDHGHGDGH; via the exons atgggaGGTGGACACGGTGGTCATGGAACAACCTTCAAGGGTATGACTCTTCACGCGCCCAAGCGATGGCATTCCGTCACCGGAAAGGGCATGTGCGCTCTTATGTG GTTTTGGGTTCTTTACCGAGCGAAGCAAGATGGTCCAGTTGTATTG GGTTGGAGACATCCCTGGGATGGGCATGATGATCATGGACATGGAGATGGACATTAG